A segment of the Camelus bactrianus isolate YW-2024 breed Bactrian camel chromosome 22, ASM4877302v1, whole genome shotgun sequence genome:
GCCGCGGCCCCAAGCTCTCCAGCGTCCTTCAGATCCACCTGAGACGCTTGCTGATGGCACCGTAAGTCGCTGGCAGGAAAGACCCCCAGTTCCCCCCGCAAGGCTCAGTGCCAGCGCCACCCCAATCCCCGGCCTTGCTGTCGGAGCCTATCCCTTCAGAGGAATAACTACGGCGCTGGTGACCGAGCGATGGGGATGGTTATATGGATCGTGTTTTTAACACACGTGCAGGACGTTTTATTACAGTGGAGTCGAATCAGAAGCGTTTCTCACTAGAAGGAAATTCAGCTAACCTATACCGGTTCAAACTCAGACCAGATGACACCTGGGTCTTGTGAGGGACGCACCTTCTGCTTCCTGCCCTTTCAGTTTCGCCAGGGTCATTACCGCACGCCCTGGCTCAAAACCCTTTGGTAGCTGAAGCTCCCCAGACTAGCCACTTTCCCCCGTACCAGCTTGGGCCCTGATCAGTCTCCTTGGTACCTGGGAGTCTCCCATGAGCCCTCTCAAGACAGGACTGGAGCAGATGAAGGTTGGcggtgggggcgggagggggtgCAGAATCTTACTTAACTTTAGAGccctctttaaaaataattccagttTGTTTAAAAGTCTTTATTTAGAACAGGCACAGAAAGGGGCTTAAGCTTCATCACCTGCCAGTTAATCCACCTGTAGCAGAACCACAGTAAGGCCTGACCCCCACCGTCATCCCTTCCTGGGCCAGCCCCTCTCCATCCCTCCACACACACTCTAGGGACCCACGCCCAGCCGGCTGACAGAAGGCACGGGATACAGGGTGGACTCCAAGGCTACAAACCTCATGAGAGGCAGCCCATAAAAGGGTTTAAAGCAGAGCAATCACTCAGCAGACCCCTACTCCTGCCCCTGAGTTCCATCTCTCAGAATGTCAAGGGCCTTGAGCTCCCTCCCCCGAAATGGAAGAGTCTGGCCCTCAGGCCACCTAGCCCCCTTCTGGGCACAGAGTAAATGCTGGGGCACATAGGATTCTCTCCAGGTATCTTTCCTCCTGCAGTCAAGCCCACTTTCCCACTGACTCACCTCACCCCGCTCTACCTAACCTGCCGCCCGGGGTGAAACAAGAAGCCCAGCATCTCCTCCACCTTTCTGCTGCCCTGGGTCCtcaggtcccccccccccccacacacacacacacaccatcaccaccaccagagCTGCCCCTAGGCTAGGGCCTCAATTCACATGAAATCGTGTTCATATTCACTCTAGGACACATGAGAGCTATGCCATCTGCCcccggcccagcccagcccccatatacacatagacacatagacacacacacacacacacacacacacacacacacacacagcagtggGCGTCTCAGGGGCAGCCGAATGGGCAGTGGTGCTAGGGTCCCTCACACCACAAACTTGTTCTTGGCCAGAGAGTTGCTCTTGGTGGCCGTGTCTGCATGGGCCTGGTACCCAATGATGGTCTTTGAGGAGAGGCCCAGGCGCTCTTTGTAGACACGCCTGGGAGTTAAGTGAGGAGGAAATGAGACAGGCAGTCAGTAGCGGGTCCTGGAGATAACCTGGGACCCTGGGTCTTTTGCCCAGAGCTCCTACCCTGGTTCCAACCACAGTCACTCCTGTTGCGTGTGTTTGTGTCTTACCTATTGTGAAACCCAAAATATGactaatgcaaaagaaaagaggTCTGCTAAGAAGTAGTTTGAAATCTACTCTACAGcccagggaactctattcaatatcttgtaataacctataatgaaaattcGAActgaaatcactatgctgtacaccagaaacacaacattgtaaatcaactatacttcaattttaaaaaatcatttagaaatCTATATTCCACAGCCTTTATACACGTGGGAAAGGGTGAAGGGGGAGGCATCACGGGGAGTTCCAGACATCTCCTTCTCCCTTAGAAGAGGCCAGCCCCCACCCAGTGCCAGAGATACCCCTCACCCGATGTGCAGCACGCCCGCCTGGTTCTCCGCCTCCCTGGTCCACACGGCAATCTTGTCCCCCTTGGCTCGGATGTTGATGACGGCCCCACACACCTCCCAGCTGTGCTCCTCAAAGCTCTCCCCGATCAGAAACAGCAGCTGGGGccgaaggggaggaggaggagacggaGCCCGCCTTCCTTGAGACCACTGCCACCATatcagccccgcccctcccccgggaACCCTCCAGTCCCAGGCCCGGACTCACGGTCTCCAGCCACAGGTGGTCCAGCTCGCTGTGGCGCTGCTGCTTGGCGAGGCTGACCAGCCAGCGGCCACCGCGCTTATTCCTGCTGTCTTCCCACATGGGCTCAATGCCATCCTGGGGGGTGGGATGGCAAATCAGCTACCTCCCTTTGTTCAAAAGGAAGTGGGGGCCCAGCCACCTCCCCAGGGCCTGCTCCAGCCCCCCTCACCAGGCCAGgttctctctgcctccatcccTTCTGTACAAGCCAGTTTCACCACCAGCCATTCCACCCCCTGCACCCTCCTGTGTGCTCCCCAGGGCCCCTGAACCTCTACATCTGTCACCTATGTGGCCTTGCATAGGTGGGTTTGTCATCTGTCACCTTACATGGCCTCACATAAGTGGGTTTGTCTCTTTTACTGAGCTGAGTTCCTTGAGATGAGAGTTCAAATAGGGGTGAGTAAGGAAGCACCTGGGGCAACCCCAGTACGGGCAAAGGCAGATGTCCCAGACTTGGCACGAGCCACCTGGGGAAACGTCTAAACATCGCTGTCAGGGCCCCACCGCACAGCACCTCCAGGACATTGATGAGTGTCTCCGGGCCATCCTGATGCACGTCCCCAGTTAAGGAGCCAGGCCAGAAACCTAGGCTCCTTCCTtgcttcccctccttcccctcccctgtccttcaAGGTACCGCTCGGGGCTGGCACACTGTCCAGGCTCCTCTGGGTGCATGGTTCCCCAGAAATCACACTCGGCTCTGAGGGAGGCTGTTCTTGGCACCTGACCCCCAAATCCCCTGTGAGGGAGGAACGCAGCAGAAGCAGGGGAGAATCGGCCCCGTGCTGGTGCTGAGGAGGGTGGAAGCCCAGGCTTACCTTGAACAGGGCGTAGTCACAGCCGGAGGAGAGCTTACTGGCCAGCTGGATGTTGCTGTACATCCTGCAGAAAGGTCCCCACCCCAGGCTGAAAGTCCGGGCTTTTTAGGGCCTGGTTTCCTATTGGCCTCAGACCCCTCACCTTCTTACCAGACCCCACTGCTTCCCACCCCACCTTCCAGCCTCCAAGCCTTTGCTCAGACAGGTACCCCCCGCCAGGAATCCCATCCCCACTTACCCAAACcctcaaatgccaccttctcaccacccctcccctgcaccccagGGTCTGTGGAGCACCTTTCAGATCCCCTCCCTTGATCACCACAGACACTGAGACAGCCTCAAACTCTCTTTGTGGCTGAGA
Coding sequences within it:
- the EIF4E1B gene encoding eukaryotic translation initiation factor 4E type 1B, coding for MSEQLAPAPAPAPSSELLQSAGDAEGGNKNWRKDKEEKEEEEAAAGALVGEEALCAPTALLSLSRKAPDQGPTESKLELHPLLSRWALWFFKNDRSRAWQDNLHLVTKFDTVEDFWAMYSNIQLASKLSSGCDYALFKDGIEPMWEDSRNKRGGRWLVSLAKQQRHSELDHLWLETLLFLIGESFEEHSWEVCGAVINIRAKGDKIAVWTREAENQAGVLHIGRVYKERLGLSSKTIIGYQAHADTATKSNSLAKNKFVV